Part of the Limihaloglobus sulfuriphilus genome is shown below.
ATAACCAAATCTATTTTTGCGGGGGGATATTCTGGATACAAATCTAATACAACTGTAAAAACAGTTTTTCAACTGCGTTCTACAAAGTTTAATTATACATCTTGCACATTCCCGTTTTCCCTTGCTGTCAAACAGCTCGAATTTTCCATACCAATTTATTACGTTATATTCACTCACCCCCTCGCATACTTGAATAAACACCTAAAAACTTAAGAAGTTTGTGATGTTTGTCAAATGAAAAAAACTTTTTTTTAAAAAAATGCGTAAAATAAGAATGATTACCTCTTTTTTATTTTGTAAATGCTGAACAGGATTATTCCTCATCAAAATCAGGATACTGCTCAGGAGACGGCCCTTTTTCTTCTACAATACGGGGATACTTATCATTGTCAGCAGGTTCATTCGCGTTTTCAACAGTAATCTCATGCCACCAGCTGTCACCAAAATCAAAAAGATAAAAGAATACCTGCCCTTTGCGTAAATTCAAAGATTTGATGGTTGCCTTCGATGCGTTGTCGGCCTCACATTTAAATGGGCCTTCATATTCACAGGCATAGGGATGAGTGTATTCATCTGAAGAGTCATAAATTTTTCGAGGATTAAATTTGATTTTAGAGTGAGGAAAATAAAAAGAATACATATGGTCATCATACCTGTCAAATGCATCAAATATAATCTCGTGCAGGTCATGCAGTGTCTGTCCTTCCCTGATGGCTATCTTTCTCCATATCCTTTTCGAGCCAACAATAAAGACCTTCAGAATAAAGACTGAACCTGTATTACTGGAATATTTAGAATAGTCATCTTCAGCATAAATTCCAGAGGACTCCTCCAAATAGTCATAAATATCATATAATGTGGATTTAGCCTCTTGGTCTTCTTCATTATTAGCCAGTTCAGCTAACTGTTCTAAAAACTCATCAAGTTGTTTTTCAGTGAAATAAAGTTCGTAGTCTTGCCCTATTTGAACTCCAATGGAGACCATCCTGAATAGTTCGTGACTGGCAAAAGAGGGTTCATACTTGAGAAGAAATTCTCTGTTCTCACGAGACAGCAATATTTTCATTTTATCATCCATAGAATTTGCACCTTTAATGTAAAATTTGACTTTATCCTGGAAATTTACCATGTCCCTTATTAAATTTCATAAATATATTAAATTATGAAAATGTGAAAGGGATTTTACCAGATAAACATACCTAAATCAATTAAGAATACAGGGAGAACGAAACAGCGTCAGGTCTCTTTTAGATAAAGCAGTGTTATAAGCACTTTTTTTTGACGGGTTTACGTTTGTTTGTCATCTTGTTTGCTTTGAATTTGTTGTCTGGGAAAGACATCTTGCGGATTTCTGTAAATCTGCTATAATATGAATGTTATAAGGAAAATCTCTTTGACATGCTCATATATCTACGCCGATTTTAATTTCAAATACAGGAAAACAGTTTATGAGTCACAAGAATTGCAGCCGACGTAAGTTTCTAAAAATATCCGGCATCAGCATGGCGGCTTTTGTGCTGCGGGGGAGTACGGCATCGCCTGCGGATAAACCCGCAAGAAGACCCAATATAATTTTTATCTATACCGACGATCAGGCCGCCTGGACGCCGGGTTATATCGGAAACAAACAGGCCAGAACGCCCAACATAGACCGGTTAGCTGCGCAGGGCGTGTATCTGGCCAATTCTTTTGTAACGACTCCGGTATGCAGCCCATCCAGAGCGGGTTTAATGACCGGCCGCTATGCCTCAGAGCTGGGGGTGCTTGATTTTATCCCGCATCCCGGTCATAAACTTTACGAGCCTGATAAACAGATAGGGCTCAGCCCCGACACAGTAACATTTGCCGAAGTCCTTGCCATGCAGGGATATACCAACGGTCTTGTCGGCAAATGGCATCTGGGAGACTGGACAGAAACCAGTGACAAAAAATATCATCCGCTTAATCACGGTTTTGATTACTTTATGGGTCTGACCGGCGGCGGGATCAGCCCGTCTGACCCGATTCTTGAAGAAAACTCTCAAGTGAAGCAGTTTAAAGGTTTAACAACAGATATACTGACAGATCGCGCCCTTGGTTTTGTCGAAAAGCATAAAGATGATACTTTCATGCTGTGCCTTAATTATCGGGCACCCCATAAGGCGTGGCTGCCGGTGGCAGATGCAGACTGGGCGCCTTATGAAAACATGGAGATGGAGATACCGAACCCGGATTATCCCGACCTGAATGTAAGAAAAGTCAAAACGATGATGAAAGAATATCTGGCCAGCATTGCCGGTATTGACCGCAATCTGGGCAGATTGCTTAAGCTGTTGGACGAACAGAATTTATCTGATAATACGGTTGTTATTTACAGCTCAGACCACGGCTACAATATGGGGCACAACGGCATCTGGCACAAAGGCAATGGTATCTGGGCGACTCACTCCGTCCCTGCTGATACAGAAAACATCAAGGGGAAATACCGTCCCAACCTCTATGATCAGTCACTCAGGGTGCCGGCCATCGTTCGCTGGCCGGGCATCGTAAAGGCCGGTTCGGTTATTACCGAGACGATCTCTAATCTCGATTGGTATCCAACCCTGGTCTCCATAGCAAATGCCAAAATGCCGGCAGGGCAGACAGTACGAGGCCGGGATTTTACGCCGCTGCTTCGCGGGCAGAAAATAGATGGCTGGGAAAACGGCCTTTATGCTGAATACAGCATGAGAAATTACTGCCGGACACATCTGCGGGCTTACCGAACACCGGAATGGAAACTTATTCGTGACTTTCTAAACCCCCAGCGTGATGAGCTTTATTGCCTGAAGAATGACCCGGCTGAAAATATAAATTTGATTAACAGCCGCAATCCCAACGTCAGGAAAGTTATTAAGGAACTTGACGAAAAGATACTTGAAAATGTTAAAAAGACATCTCCCTCTTTGATAGAGCCGTATCTAAAAAGATAATGAATACGAATCTTGCGTATCAGTAATCTTTGCTCTTTATGATTGAGACAATCAGCCAGATTCCTATCGCGGCGGCGGCGATATAGCCTGTGATTCCGAGTGTCTGCAATGTCAGTATGCCGAAGATGTGCCCGTCCTGTGATATCAACATGCTTGAGCCCACCAGCAGAGCCGCGGTTATCAGTGCGAAGCTGATGCGGTTGGAGCTTTTATCTAACGTGTTTGTGAGGTTTTCAAGATGTTCGTGATGCACCTTGAGCTGAAAATCTCCCTGGCGGACTTTGCTTATGATAGTATTCATGTCATCGGGCAGATGCGATGTCATTCTGGATATGTCGTTTGCGGCAGACCGCAGGTTTTTGAGCATCTGTTTGGGGTCAGTAAAGGGAGATGCGAGTTTTTTTGCGAAGGGTTTTATGTTTTCGATGATATCGAACTGCGGGTCAAGCGTGTTTGCGAACGATTCGATCGTCATCAGGCTCTTGAGCATCAGGGTGAATTGCGGCGGCGTGTTGAGCCGGTGTTTTCGTATAACGTTGAACGTCTGGATAATCACCTGTCCGATGGATATGTCCTTTAGCGGCATCTCGTAATTGGTGTTCAGTATGACCTCTATGTCTCTTCGCAGGACGTTTTCATCGGTATCGTCGGGCATAAGTTCCGCCCTTTGAAACGCTCTTATAAGCTGGTCTGCGTTGTTGTCTATGATCGAGAGAATCAGCTGTTTGAGCAGCTCTCTGTCCTGCGAGCCGAGCATTGCTGTCTGGCCGTAATCTATCGGTGCCAGCACGTTATCACCAATTACGAAGAAATTGCCCGGATGCGGGTCGGCATGGAAAAAGCCAAGATCAAATATCTGCCTCATGACAAAATTGCAGCCGCGTTTGGCTATGAGTTTCGGGTCAAGCCCGGCTTTGTTGAGCATCTCGAGCTGTGAAGGCTTTATTCCCTCGATATACTCCATGGTCAAAACCGCCTCGCAGCAGTAATCCTCGTAGATTTTGGGTATGTGTATTTCCGGTGTATCTTTGAAGTTACGGTAAAATCGCAGCTGGTTTTTCTTTTCTGTCTCCAGGTTTACTTCTTTCGAAACCGCCTCGGTGAATTCTGCCACGATTTTCTTTGGGTCGATCGGGTCTTTGCCGAACATGGTAACCTTTAGCAGGCCTGCTATGTCCTCGAGAATTTCACATTCCGTGTTGATTGTCTCAACGATACTGGGCCGCCTGATCTTCACGACAACCGGCGTGCCGCAGGGTAAAACCGCCCGATAAACCTGCGCAATGCTGCCGGCGGCGATGGGTTCAGGATCGAATTCATCAAAAATCTCGTCAACCTTGCCGCCGAGCTGATGTTCGAGCTCCTTAAAAATAGCCTCGGCTTTGACGGGCGAGACTTTATCCTGGAGTTTCTCGAGTTCTTTTATATAGCCCTCGGGTACCAGGTCGGGCCTTGTACTGAGCAGCTGGCCGAATTTTATGAAAGTCGGCCCCAGCTCCTCCAGTGCCATCCTGAAACGTTCGGGCTTGCTTCTGTGAATTATCTTGTTTCTGGCTTCTTCGCTGAATTTACCCTTGGAACGCATCCTGTAGCGAAGGCGCACGGCCTCGGCGGCTTCTTCGAGGCCGTATTTCATCAAGACACCGGTTATGTGCCGGTAACGGCGCAGCCGCCGGAAAGTGTGTTTTACGTTTTTAAACACTAAGCCTTATTTTCCTTTAAGGGCCTTGTCGATCTTGTCTTCAATTCTCGAGATATCTTCTTTGGTGGCAATATCCATGGAATTGATAGTTTTTTTGATTTCGTTGGATATGAGTTTTTCAAGGTCTTTGCGGGCATTTTCGGCAGAGTCCATAATGTCTTTTACAAAACCGCTGCGGGCGTCCCTGGCAACCTCGCCGCGTTTTACGGACTCCTCAAATATTTTCTCCGCCTTCTCACGTGTCATTGTAAGTGCCCCAATGCCGGCCATTGCTAATTTATCTAATGTTTCAAACATGGTTCAAAATCTCCTCTTTGCTAAAATAATATTAAGGTTTTATGCTCTTATCATACAATTATTTAACACTATTTTCAAGCATAATGTGGAGATACTTGAATTTGCCGAAGAAATACACGGCATTAAGCTAAAAACCAATCGGTGTTTGCCTTGATGAAATCATAGGTTATAATGGGTTTAAGCGGATTAAGCAGGACATTGCATTCTGTAACCAAATTTTCAAATGATATAACTTCTAATAAAAACGAGTTTTATAAGCGGAGTGTGAACATGAAAGTTAGAAGCCCGATAGCAGCAGGGCGTTTCTACCCTGCCTATGAAAATGAATGTGTGAGCGATATAAATGACTGCATCTCAAGGGCTTGCGATATTCCAAAGTCTGAATATCCGGTTATTGCCGGTATCGTGCCCCATGCCGGCTGGTTTTTCAGCGGAGCCGCGGCGGTAAAGGTGTTTCTCGCGGCTATCGAGAGCGGCGATGTTGAAACGTTTATTTTTCTCGGCGCCTGCCATGCGAGCTTCTCCCGAGGCTTCGATGTCTATGACGGGGACGGCTGGCAAAGCCCGTTTGGTATTGCAAAAATCAACAGGGAGATTTCAGAGGCTATCGCGGAATCGCACCCAAATGCCCGTTTTAACAATGAGCCGCACATGCATGAGCACAGTATTGAGGTGCAGGTGCCGTTTGTCCAGTATCTTTCGGGTGATTCTACAATCGCGGCGGTGAGCGTGCCGCCGGTTGACCAGGCTCCGGAGTTCGGCGAGTCACTGGCGGATGTCGTTAACGATTATGCCGGCGGCAGGGCGGTGGTGATCGCCTCGACCGACCTGACACATTACGGCAGCTCTTACGGCTTCACCCCTGCCGGCAAGGGCGAAGAAGGCGTAAAATGGGCGGCAGAACAGAACGACAAAAAGTTTATCGACCTTGCCCTTAAAATGGACTCTTCGGCTCTGCTTGAACACGCAAATGCAATGCAGGCAGCGTGCGGCGGCGGTGCGGCGGCAGCGGCGGTAAGTTTTGCCGCGGCTATGGGCCGGAGAAATGGCGTTCTGCTTGAGCAGACAAACAGCGCCAGGATAATGAGGGAAAGGCTCGGACGCGAAAGCAGCGATTCAGTAGGTTACGCGGCGATTGTTTACTGAGAATCAGACAATTCTCGTGTGTCTTTGTATTCACCAGGAGACATAACCAAATAATTCACCGAAAAACCATTTGTGATAGCCGCTGTGGCAGTTGTATTTTTCGCTGTAGCCTATTGTGTATATCATGCCGTCCGAGTTGTTCCATAACAGGTCGAAATGCCTGTTGAAATCTTTGTTTATTTTTTTTGAGCCCCTCACGGCGAGATCTGCCTCGAGATTTATGCCTTTTAGATTTTTGCCCGTCCAGTTTGCCGATCCTGTAATAAATTCATGTTTTCCCGTTTTCTCATTTGTAATACTCATGGTTTTAGCGTGGTTTTGCTCGCCGTGGGTTTCGTACCACCGGATATCCATGTTGAGGCAGAGCTGCTGTTTTTTCTCCATCAAATACGCCGCGACCTGTCTGTTTGGCGTGCCGTCTTTGACACTGTTAAATGCGTCTTTGTTTGGGTCGAGTATTAGCCGGATAGGGCAGTCGAGTCTCCCCGCGGCGTCAATGAGGGCCTGGACAATGTCGAGGTCCGAGAGGTAAAACATCTGTATCCTGACCTTGTCACTTTCGGAGGCGTTTTCAAGCATTGCGAGTATATGATTCTTAATCTCGAGTTCGGTGAGGAGGCGTATCTGAGGACTTTCAAGATTCTCTGCTGCGTTTTGTTCAGGGATTTTCACCTCTACAGCCGGCAGTATGTCTTCGAAATATGAATCCCGCCACTGCTTTTCGTCGCGGCTCCATTGGGCGCTGTAATGATTTGCGCTGTTTACAGCATCTTCACGCATGACCATGTATGTGTATTTTGCGCACTCGCCGCCGAATGTTATAGAGTGATTCGCAGAGCCGACGCTTGCGTTGTGAGGGTTTGCGGAGGATATCATAGCGTGGTACTCTTCGCCGGAGGCGGTAACAAGTATTTTTCGGTGGTTAGCCTTCATCGCAAGTGCGTTCCATAAGCTCGCCATTGAAACGCCTTCAGGGTTTAGGGGGTTATTTATCGGCAGCTCCCAACCAAACAAAAAGGTCAGGAGTTTGTTGGAATTGCCCATTGTAAGCTGATTTGCCAGATCGATAGTTACCCCAACAGGTTTGTGTATGTCAATCAGGTTGGCAGGCTTTGTGCCGTGAAGATTTGAATAGAAGATATCCACCCCGCCTCGCAGAAGCCGTTTTTCGGCGGGGCTCTGGAAGTCGCTGTAAGCTCGGTTGACAGGATCAAGTATCAGGGCGGCTTTTAGCCGGGGGTTTTGTGATTTACTTTCAAGGATGGTATCTGTTAGTTTTTCGGCGATGTGATCCATCGGCTGCTCAACCTTAAAAATGTCGAACAAAAACACCGTCGCGAATATCAGCTCTTCAGCCTCCCGAATCATTTCCAGTGTTTTCTCGCCTATACTGAGCCGTGAGAACTTTTTCTGGGTATCCGGGTTAAATCCGCTGTAGGAAATCTGAAGCTCCAGCTGTTCTTCTTCAACTGGAAACCATGGAGATTTTACATTTATTCTTGCCGGCTCATAGCTGTTTTGCTCTTCAAGTCTGTCTTGGCAGCCCGACATAAACAAAGTCGGCAGTGTAAAGACAGTGAGTAAAAGATATAGAAGAGTTTTTTTCTTTGTTGATATCACGGTTTACCGTTTGCGGTTTGATCTAAAGAGTTTATTTGTCTCTAAAATTTTCTGTATGCCAGACCTTCAAATACGGCTATAACTTCCTCCTCATCGTTTGTTACAGTGACGGAGTAGCTGCCCACGCGGCCTCGCGGATTTATCTCTTTTGCTTCCGCGTAGAGTGTTCCGGATTTTGTGGCTTTGATGAATGAAATATTTGTATTTATAGCCACTGCCACGTGGTCATGACTGTTAGACGCCGCGGCAAAGGTAAGATCAGCAAGGGTAAATATCGCTCCTCCCTGTACAATCCCCACACCGTTAAAATGAAACGGCTGAATTTCCATCTTTGCCTTTGCTCTGCCCTCGCCGGCTTCAATCAGCTCGATTCCGCAGTGTTTTGCGAATTTATCTTTTTCGCCTACGCTCATGTTAAATCCTCGCAAATATAAATGATTATCGTTTTTTCTAATTATATTCATAATGCGGTATATAGGTCAAGGCATTTATATTTTCCCGGGCAGGGTGGTGTGTGTCAATCGGCGCTTTAAATTAGGTCACTATGAGCGCGTTCAAAATGGGTCAGTTAAACCAGTTGTTATTTACTATTTTTAGTTTCATTTGTCAAGTTGGATTTGGATAAAACGATTATTTTCGACGTTATTGGGCAGATACGCCAGGCCTGTTTCGCCCGGACCGGCGGCCGGGTGAGAATGGGCCACCCAAAAAGCTCGTCGGAACCTGGCCGCCGCAAGCCGGGCGGGACAGGCCGGTTAAGACTGAGTCAGCCTTCATGGCCGGCTCTTTTCTCACAGGCACCATGCTCGGCACGGTCCTTGAGACGGTAGCTGCGGCCTGTGATGTTGATGATCTCAGCATGATGCAAAAACCTGTCCAGGATTGCGGTTGCCGATGGTACATCACCAATGAGCTTGCCCCAGTCTTCCAGCGGCCTGTTGGAGGTCATCATCGTGGATTTGTTTTCATATCGCCGCATAATGATCTCCAGCAGATACTCGCCGCAGCGTTTTGGCAGATGCTTGATGCCCATGTCATCGATTATCAGCAGCTCCGGCTTGAGATATCTGTTCATTACCTTATCCTGACAGGCAAAGGCATCTTCGTGCAGAAAATCCCTGGCAACATCAAATATCGAGCGGTACCGCACAGCCATGCCTGCCTTGACTGCCTGATAGCCTATCGCCTGACACAAATGACTCTTGCCCACACCCGGAGGGCCAAGCAGCAGAACATCAACGCCCTCACTGATAAAGCGGCATGTGGCCATATCAAATATCCGGCTTCTTTTAATCGAAGTATTGAACTGCCAGTCAAACTCCTCCAGTGTCTTGAGTTCTCTAAACCCGGCAGCCTTAATACCCCTTTGGATCTGGCGATGCTTTCTGACCAGCATCTCATCCTGCAGGATCAGTTCTAAAAACTCAGCATGAGTGAGGCTGTTGCCGGCTGCCTCCTGCAATCGAACTTCAAGTGTCTCAAGCATACCTGACAACCTTAGTGATTTTAATGTGTTATGCAGTGAATTGTTCATAATAATCTGCTCCTGAATAAGTTATGATTATTGTTCAGCCCAGAACCTCTCTTACGAATTCTCCGTAACTGGAGATATCTCTGATAATAGGGTGCTCATCTATAAATTCCATCTGGAGCTGCCTGTCACCGCCGTGTTTAATAATACTCCTGATGGTCTTCAATCGAAAAGCATTGTGGCTTAACGCTATTTTACATGCATTATCGATTTTGTTACCTTTATAGGTATTGGTCATATTCAGCAAGCCCAGAAGTACGCGGATACCAGGTATTCCTCTGGCCTCAAGCATCTGCAGGGCCCATCTCTCGGCATTGTCACCTATCAGACTGACTCGTTCAAGCATCCATACAACGCCGTTTTCTATCTTTGTTCTTTTCTCTGAATGAATATGTCCGTCCTGAGTCTGGAATCTGCCCGGCTCAACTTTAGCGTGAACAACAATCTGCTCCATGCTGCGGTTAAATACTCTTACCATATGGCCGTCCCATCTTGCCCATACCTTGCGGCCGGTATATTCCGGAGGCACCGAGTAATAGGTCCTCTCTACCTCTATATGGCCGTCCCTGTGAACGGACCGCTGAGCTTCTGTAAATGAAGGAAACCTTCCAACCGGAAGCCTCAATAAAGCAGGCTTTTCCTGTTCTGTGAACAATTTGCCTACCTGCTTGCGGGTAGTGCCGTGAATACGGGTATCGGCAATACGGCTCTCCCAGCTGAGAAGAAACTGATTCTGCTCTGAGAGGCTCTTAAAGCTGCGGCCCTTGAGGGCGTTATTTTTGACATATGCTACTGCTTTTTCAACCTTACCCTTGTGTCTTGGGGTATACGGCTTACAGGGTAAAATGGCGGTACCGTAATGACGGCAGAATGACACTATTTTTGGGTGTATCTCAGGATCATACCAGTCAGCTTTGTTTACAGCAGCTTTAAGATTATCTATTATCAGTGTTTGCGGAACACCGCCAAAGTGGTGAAAAGCGTTTTCCAGGCAATTTATAAAGTTATCGCCGGTCTGCCTGAAAACTGCCTCGCTGTAGGATTTACGGGAGAAGCTAAGCACTACCCGTATTACATGAGTTCTTTTTCGTCTGCCATCTTTCGTTATTACCGGTGCACCCGTACCAAAATCTATCTGAGCCTCTTCACCGGGCCTGCATTCAAGACGCCTGAACGGAACAGGCGAATTTTTACTGAGGCGGTTGACAAACCTGCGAACGCTGTGGTAGCTGACATCAGAGCCGTGGTCGTCACGAAGATCCTGCCATATACGCCGGCGGCTGAGCCCCATATCCAGCTTGTTCTTAATTATTTCACGGTAAGGCTCACAATTGCTTACCGGACCGGTTGAGCTTTGGGCCACCGACCCGGGAGGCGCGTTAGTGACCTGTTTTGAATTATCATTGTCTGATTTTGCATACTTACGCACCGTATCCAGGTGGATGCCAAGCTCTCTGGATATACGCCTGCAAGACCAGTTACGCTCTCTTAATGTCTGTATTACACTTCTTTTAGTCATTTTTAGATAGTTCGCCATAAAGACCTCCGTTATATTTTCGATAATATCGATAATATAACGACTCTAAGGCAAAAACTTCCTTTCAAAATGACCTATTTTGACCCGCTCATTACTGACCTGTTTTCAGCGCCGCTTAACAGGTGTGTGACATTTTTTTGTGGCGGCGATGTGTTGTAAGGTAGTTATTGTAGAGAGAATTCACGAATTCTCTCAAAAACGTCAATATGGAGCAGATTTATATAAAAACAGTAACTTAGGTTCAATTTCTGCATGGTTTGCAAATGTTCATGCAGGAGCAAATTCGTGAATTTGCTCTACAGTCGCATTTTGGGTAAATATAGATTGAAACACATCATCAAATATCCCTAATAGTTCAATTAAAATATCACACACTCCGAGTCCGCGGCATGAAAACAAAAAAGCAGGCTTCCTGCGAAACCTGCTTGTCGGTAAAAAAGAATATTGTAGTTATGTGTTCAGGAGAGTGGGCGAACACCGCCTGTAAGAAACGGCATCCGCCCGAGGCTCTATTACTTAAGGAAGAGCATTTCCGCGTAAGTCGGCAGCGGCCACTGGGCAGCATCAACCAGGGTCTCAAGTTTGTCCGCAGACATTCTGACCTTATCCATAGAAGGAATGACACCGTTGCAGAAACATTCAGCTGATTCAGCGGTGCATTCTTTTTCTTCTGCGGCCGTCAACGATTTTTCCAGGGCTGTGATGGCCGATTTGAGTTTCTTTGTTTCAGAGCTTATCTCATCGAGCATTTCCTTGTAAACAGACGCATCCGAACCGCTGGAGGTAACACCGTTAACCGTCTGGGCAAGATTGAGGCTGTACTTGACAACGGCGGGCAGTATCTGCCTCTTGGCAATGTTTATTGTCGCCTTTGCCTCTATCGCAATGGTAGTGGCGTAATTTTCAAGCATTATCTCCTGGCGGGCTTTCAACTCACCCTTTGAGAGAACGCCGTGCTTTTCGAAAACATCTACAAACGCTGGTTCTGTAATTGTATTGAGAGCTTCAACAGATTTTCTCATGTTTGGCAGGGTTCTTTTTTCTGCCTCTGTCACCCAGTCCTGCGAGTAGTTATCGCCGTTAAAAACGATTTTTCCGTTTTCTTTGGAAATTTTCTGTAGAAACTCTCCCGCGGCCTTAATCTTGTCATCGGAGCTTTCGAGTTTGTCAGCTATTTCGCTGAGCACCTCAGCCACAATGGTATTAAGGACAAAATTCGGGCCTGATACGGACTGGCTTGAGCCGACCATTCTGAACTCGAATTTGTTGCCGGTAAAGGCAAACGGTGAAGTTCTGTTTCTGTCAGTAGTGTCTTTTGGCAGCTCTGGCAGCGTTGTAACTCCGAGTTTTATTTTTCCGCCTTCTTTGCATGATGTAGCCGGGCCTTTTGCAAGTGTGGTAAATATCTCATTGAGCTGGTCACCGAGGAACACCGATACGATAGCCGGAGGGGCTTCGTTTGCTCCGAGGCGGTGGTCGTTGCCGGCGCTGGCAACTGAGGCCCTGAGCAGTTTAGCGTATTTGTCAACAGCTCTGACTACCGAGCATAAAAAGATAAGGAACACCATGTTTTCATGCGGGGTAGAACCGGGATCAAGCAGGTTGATGCCGTCGTCTGTGCATAAACTCCAGTTGTTATGTTTTCCCGAGCCGTTTACGCCGGCAAAGGGTTTTTCGTGAAGCAGACATTCAAACCCGCAGCGTTTGGCGACCTTCTTCATCGCTTCCATCGTAAGCTGATTCTGGTCGGAGCTTAGATTTATAGACGAGAAAACGGGGGCCATTTCGTACTGGGCCGGCGAGACTTCGTTGTGCTGTGTCTTTGCGGAGACGCCGAGCTTCCAGAGCTCTATATTGAGCCTGTTCATATACGTGGCGACTCTCTCGTCGAGTGAGCCGAAGTAGTGGTCGTCCATTTCCTGGCCCTTGGGAGAGGGGCTTCCAAACAATGTTCTGCCGGCCATGACAAGGTCAATACGTTTTTCAACGAATTTCCTGTCAATCAGGAAGTATTCCTGTTCGCTGCCCAGGGTGGCCCCGACGCGTTTTGAAGTAGTGTTTCCCAGTGCCCTCAGAACTCTCATTGCGTGCTTGTTAAGAGCCTCCATCGAACGCAGAAGCGGCGTTTTTTTATCGAGCGCTTCGCCTGTATAAGAACAGAACGCACAGGGGATATACAGGGTCGTGTTTTCGCCGTCTTCTTTTATAAAGACAGGTGAAGTGCAGTCCCAGGCGGTATAGCCGCGAGCCTCAAAAGTAGCTCTCAAACCGCCCGAAGGAAATGAAGATGCATCCGGCTCGCCCTGTGTCAGTTCTTTGCCGCTGAACTCCATAATCACTGTTCCCTCGTTTGTAGGAGCTATGAAGGAGTCGTGTTTCTCGGCCGTGAAGCCCGTCATGGGCTGGAACCAGTGGCAGTAATGGGTCGCACCCTTCTCGATAGCCCAATCCTTCATTGCGTTGGCAATTACGTCTGCCAGCGCGGGATCAAGCGGTTCGCATTCTTTTACTGTCTTCTTGAAAGACTTATAGATGTTTTTGGGCAGTCTTTCCTGCATTGCCTCATCGTTAAAGACGTTGATGCCGAAAAGCTCGTTCACCGAAACTTTGGTCTGGGACATTTATAATTCCTTTCTGTTTTGACTCTATAGTAAACCATTGCAGAGTTTACGTCCGCTAAGTAATCAATAATACTACACAGCCCTCAATTGGCTGCTGCATA
Proteins encoded:
- a CDS encoding plasmid pRiA4b ORF-3 family protein, whose protein sequence is MDDKMKILLSRENREFLLKYEPSFASHELFRMVSIGVQIGQDYELYFTEKQLDEFLEQLAELANNEEDQEAKSTLYDIYDYLEESSGIYAEDDYSKYSSNTGSVFILKVFIVGSKRIWRKIAIREGQTLHDLHEIIFDAFDRYDDHMYSFYFPHSKIKFNPRKIYDSSDEYTHPYACEYEGPFKCEADNASKATIKSLNLRKGQVFFYLFDFGDSWWHEITVENANEPADNDKYPRIVEEKGPSPEQYPDFDEE
- a CDS encoding sulfatase, whose protein sequence is MSHKNCSRRKFLKISGISMAAFVLRGSTASPADKPARRPNIIFIYTDDQAAWTPGYIGNKQARTPNIDRLAAQGVYLANSFVTTPVCSPSRAGLMTGRYASELGVLDFIPHPGHKLYEPDKQIGLSPDTVTFAEVLAMQGYTNGLVGKWHLGDWTETSDKKYHPLNHGFDYFMGLTGGGISPSDPILEENSQVKQFKGLTTDILTDRALGFVEKHKDDTFMLCLNYRAPHKAWLPVADADWAPYENMEMEIPNPDYPDLNVRKVKTMMKEYLASIAGIDRNLGRLLKLLDEQNLSDNTVVIYSSDHGYNMGHNGIWHKGNGIWATHSVPADTENIKGKYRPNLYDQSLRVPAIVRWPGIVKAGSVITETISNLDWYPTLVSIANAKMPAGQTVRGRDFTPLLRGQKIDGWENGLYAEYSMRNYCRTHLRAYRTPEWKLIRDFLNPQRDELYCLKNDPAENINLINSRNPNVRKVIKELDEKILENVKKTSPSLIEPYLKR
- a CDS encoding ABC1 kinase family protein; translated protein: MFKNVKHTFRRLRRYRHITGVLMKYGLEEAAEAVRLRYRMRSKGKFSEEARNKIIHRSKPERFRMALEELGPTFIKFGQLLSTRPDLVPEGYIKELEKLQDKVSPVKAEAIFKELEHQLGGKVDEIFDEFDPEPIAAGSIAQVYRAVLPCGTPVVVKIRRPSIVETINTECEILEDIAGLLKVTMFGKDPIDPKKIVAEFTEAVSKEVNLETEKKNQLRFYRNFKDTPEIHIPKIYEDYCCEAVLTMEYIEGIKPSQLEMLNKAGLDPKLIAKRGCNFVMRQIFDLGFFHADPHPGNFFVIGDNVLAPIDYGQTAMLGSQDRELLKQLILSIIDNNADQLIRAFQRAELMPDDTDENVLRRDIEVILNTNYEMPLKDISIGQVIIQTFNVIRKHRLNTPPQFTLMLKSLMTIESFANTLDPQFDIIENIKPFAKKLASPFTDPKQMLKNLRSAANDISRMTSHLPDDMNTIISKVRQGDFQLKVHHEHLENLTNTLDKSSNRISFALITAALLVGSSMLISQDGHIFGILTLQTLGITGYIAAAAIGIWLIVSIIKSKDY
- a CDS encoding phasin family protein, translated to MFETLDKLAMAGIGALTMTREKAEKIFEESVKRGEVARDARSGFVKDIMDSAENARKDLEKLISNEIKKTINSMDIATKEDISRIEDKIDKALKGK
- the amrB gene encoding AmmeMemoRadiSam system protein B, whose translation is MKVRSPIAAGRFYPAYENECVSDINDCISRACDIPKSEYPVIAGIVPHAGWFFSGAAAVKVFLAAIESGDVETFIFLGACHASFSRGFDVYDGDGWQSPFGIAKINREISEAIAESHPNARFNNEPHMHEHSIEVQVPFVQYLSGDSTIAAVSVPPVDQAPEFGESLADVVNDYAGGRAVVIASTDLTHYGSSYGFTPAGKGEEGVKWAAEQNDKKFIDLALKMDSSALLEHANAMQAACGGGAAAAAVSFAAAMGRRNGVLLEQTNSARIMRERLGRESSDSVGYAAIVY
- a CDS encoding phospholipase D-like domain-containing protein; its protein translation is MSGCQDRLEEQNSYEPARINVKSPWFPVEEEQLELQISYSGFNPDTQKKFSRLSIGEKTLEMIREAEELIFATVFLFDIFKVEQPMDHIAEKLTDTILESKSQNPRLKAALILDPVNRAYSDFQSPAEKRLLRGGVDIFYSNLHGTKPANLIDIHKPVGVTIDLANQLTMGNSNKLLTFLFGWELPINNPLNPEGVSMASLWNALAMKANHRKILVTASGEEYHAMISSANPHNASVGSANHSITFGGECAKYTYMVMREDAVNSANHYSAQWSRDEKQWRDSYFEDILPAVEVKIPEQNAAENLESPQIRLLTELEIKNHILAMLENASESDKVRIQMFYLSDLDIVQALIDAAGRLDCPIRLILDPNKDAFNSVKDGTPNRQVAAYLMEKKQQLCLNMDIRWYETHGEQNHAKTMSITNEKTGKHEFITGSANWTGKNLKGINLEADLAVRGSKKINKDFNRHFDLLWNNSDGMIYTIGYSEKYNCHSGYHKWFFGELFGYVSW